gtgtgtgtgtgtgtgtgttgtactgaAAAGCCACTTGTTCTGTTGACATAACTGTTTTCCCCCCACAACACGCTGACTTTGATGAGTCAGGCTTTTGCTCGATGCGGTGCTTTCACTGTTGTAACTGTAATTATTCCCTGACTTTGTTCGTCATCACTCTCTAACGTAGAGAAATGTGTTTAGGGTTATGCCAAAAAAGTGAGGTGTGCTTGTTGTTGTAGTAGAGAGTTGAGCTGAGGTTCTGCTACATTTTTCAAATGCTTTATTGCAATGTTTCGTTCATCATCTTCCAGGCTATTGTTTACGTCAGAGTCATTTTTACACGAGTGAAAGTAGcaatccttaagatttcagaGTTTCTATTTGAGTAAAAACACTGGAATTGTCCTTTAGAGTTTAGCGGTCTGGAGTCTTGTTGTTGATACATGAGCTTTACGTTTTTTAAACTGTGTGCATAGTCACATTTGTAATTGGATACAATGGAAAGAAATTGTTATACAGCTTTTTCCAGGAATGTCACCGCACACGCCCAGTTTTTAATATggcaatatataaatatatatataaatattgcaatacttCACCAGAGGGCGAGAGACTCAATCCCCATTGTGTTAACTCCTTAGGCGATAGGCTTTTTGGGGGAAGTTGTTGTTTAAAAGGAACGTGGGTGTTgaatgctgtacagattgtaaagccccttcAGAATAAATAGTGATTTttatattgggctatataaataaaattgtattGTACTGACTACTTAATGGCCAGTGAGGGATATTGTGCTGCTGACTCCTCACATGACCTGTTACTGCACTACAGTGTGTCGCATGACTGACATTAGAGAGGGCATGACCTcaaacaagacacacaaacacaagatgCTTCTCCAACTGAGCCATGACTCAAGGTCAATCTCTCACCCCACAGTGTATCCCATGACCcgtactaactaactaactaactaactaactaactactaactaactaactatctttgggttttggactgacagaaaaagacatttaaagacatcagtttggacatttttcactagtttctgacattttatagacaaacaaTTGATCTAGAAAATAACCGGCAGATTAATTAATGATGAAATTAATGGTTAGTTGCAGCACTATTGGGCGGTAACAAGCCTGAGAATAAAAAGTACACAGTTTGTCCTCCTGCCGCTCTACGAGTGTGCTCTGAGTGTGAATGAAGCTGGTGAATGTTTCTGGTGTGAGAGCGGATGCCGACTGCTGTGAAAAGCTGGCTGCACAACCTGTTTTggtataaacacatttgtgtcatCCACATTTTACACCTGCAGCACGGCTGCTGTGTGAGTGCGTTAGACGGCCGCTTTCCCTTCTGTCGCAACATATCCGATACCATCTGTGATCCTTCACAGCAAAGTCAGCGGACAGGATTGGTTGATTTGCATCGGTTGACCGCTTTCAGACTGCTTTTGAGGGATGTCTCTGCCATCTTGTGGAGATGTTGTGTTGGTTACCAAACAAACTTTCATAAGCACTGCTCAGCAGAAATGAGTCACGGGGGTGAAGTCCTACCACATGGTCGTTGCGTAAATTACTGTGAAAGAAAACGTACAAACATCAGCACTGAAAGGGAGTTGAAATATGGAAATGAATCTAATCTGagaattattaataatttcCCCTAAATGATCTTGACTACTGCCTTCactaaatgtaaagcacaaTCCCTTTAATTGAAGGATATTAGATTATTAGATTAGATTGTCACTTTATCCACTTGTCAAATGAGCAAATACCATATTCTTTAAAAGCGCTGCCTGCAGATGGGCATGTCTTAACACTCAAACTGTTATGCACTTTTTCAAGATGCATAATGGTATTGGAATCGGGTAGGAAAATGTTAGTTCATATTTGTCAGCATCAAAAACTACAAACGGGTGCATCCCTGCATTTTATTGTGGTGTTAGTGATATTTTAACCCCGCCAGTATCGATTTAACACTTACATTGTATAATGActtataaacatacttgtaatgcattataatctgctcatagtactgtataattatagttataaggagtcataaatattcataatgctttgtaacaataatcataacacattataaagcataaGCATAATTCTTCATAATTACTCACTGACTTTTTCTATGCAAGATCATAGTCTATTATCATTTCCATTGTAATTATGTGTTATATATCcttgttataatgcattataatgggATTATAAATTGATATAAGTGTTCATTGGGTGCTTTAAGTGaagtacaaattaatattttgaacATTTGTGTGTTCTTGCATAGATTTAAGATATGTTTTCACTTAAACCAAACAATAACCAATTGGAGTAACTTATAAtgacattataatgcattacaacagtgattataatgcattatacaaataatataatgtattacagCTATCTGAACTATGATCCCTGCAAAgaaaatgtcagtgagtgacaGTTATGAtttttataagtcattataaaatgctttatattgtgtatgATATATGCTTAGAATGATAAAGTACTATAAGAAGATTAGaacgcattataagtatgtttataatgcattatagacatagAAAATGTTACCAAAATACTGTATCTTTATGCTCTGCCACATCCATTaaccttcctcttccttcttcttcttcccctgcAGGTGATCGCATGTTTCGGCTTCTCTGTGCTGACTTTCCGCTACGTGGGCTTTTCCGTGGTGGCCCTGATGGTCGAGATAAACTCCGTGTTCCTCCACCTCAGGCAAATGCTGCGTATGGCTGGCAATGCCACAGGCACGCTGTACCGGGTCAACAGCATCATCAACCTGGGCACGTACGTGGTGTTCCGCATCAACACGCTGGCCTGGATGACCCGCTGGCTGGTGCTCAACAGGGACAACGTACCCCTCCTGGCCTACACGCTGGGCAGCGTCGGCATGGCCATCATGACGGCCATGAATATTGTGCTGTTTTATCGGGTACTCAAGAGCGACTTTTTGAAGAGCAGCACCCGGGAgaacaagaaagagaaggaaatgtaGAGAGTAGAGGACACGAGAAGGATTATAATTGATAAACACTCGCTACTGTTTGTTAACGCCCTGTGGCTGAGATTTGGCACTGGTTTGCTCGTGTGTAATACACTCCCAAGCTGGGAGATGTAGAGATGTTTATTTGTATGTCTACTGTACAGGTACATGCATACAAGTTGTAATCAAATGGCCTCAACCACAGATCACACACAGCCATTATGTTAAAAGCTACAtttagttgtagttttaacTTCAGGCTTGTGTACAAGTGTGGTCGAATCATCCTTCAGTGACGTTAGCAGCTCACTAATGGTTAATGCAGGATTTTGTCATATGAACAATTTAACGCCAGACGCCTTATTTCCCACAGGGTGTTTAAGCTAACCCACAAAAACCAACCTACTaacactcaaaacacacaacaaatattTCCATACAAAGCAAGTACAAATATCTTAAGAATaaccatttatttatatttatatttatatatatatgaatatattatactatactgttgTGGGTTAATCCCACGTAACATTTACCACTGAGTAAAAGAATCTGTGGAATCCAAACCCTCTTGTTGTTCAACATTAGCACTGCTGAGgttcatttctctttttgttctccAACAGATCTCCTCGATTAACAAAACTGCCTGCTACCTCAGAAAGCTTGCaacaattattatatatttgccTGACTCTTTCACAAGCTTTGCTGTCAGttgtttgttattattagaGCAGAAACTTGTAAAGAAAGAATTGTATACAAAAAGGGATATTTCTTATGAATATCCAGCAAATACCAATGTTTACTTCAGGATAGACTTCGGTAATCGAGTGATGGGTGAATACTTTGAAGTGGcatgaacataaaacacatcaggTTTGATGACACAAAGCAGAACTGTTTGATATTTTGTAACTAAACAATCATGCTTTTCCAAATTGTATTGAAATGAAAAATCATTTAGAATTGATAAATCAGACCTAGATAAGATAAACTTAACTTCATTGAGTTAAATACAGTGTAGCCCTAATCCTTAAAACAACTGGAGGCCCTCAGATCTGATTGTCAAACCGTACTGGGTTGTCGTGTCGGTAGATCTTGGAGGAACTAAACAAAATCAAGTAGATTTTGACTCTTGACGGACGATGTCTGCTGTACTTTTCCGACTCTTTAAACCAGtaaaatggaaacaaaacaagctaaaaGGCAATAAGCAGTGCTGCAGAACTTACTGACATTAATATTTTCATGGTTTGTATCTAAGCCTTTCGTGGGCGCGTGAGTTTGCAGTAGGAGCTTTCAGACAGACCGGCGTTGTTATTCTTCATTTGGCCTTTAGAGGGCAGCACATTCCTCCACACTCCCTCAGTGATCTCAACACCAGAGATGTCCttattttgtaacatttttgtAGATCTGTGCCTCTTTAATTTGTACGGAGAGATGCAGAGAAATTCCTGAGGTCTGAGATCTGTGAATACAGCAAACTGTTGTACACGCGGCTGCACTCTCTTCCCACTCACATCATGCATTACAGTCCTTATATGGTATGGAAATATCTGATGCTTTTTTCTTGTGTCTAATCATTGTTTGGGAGGTTgcactgtgtttatttgtaaatTATTTGTACTCAAAAGAAGTTGAATGTGCCTGTTGTGAAAAACTGTTTATTATAGTGAAGCCGATATGATTGCATAAGTGGTGTTGTTGCGAGGCATTGTGCCACTTTGGGTCTGAACTGCTCATGTTCAAGCCCTAAAACCAGGCtgtccaataatattacaaacacAGTGAAGAGACACGGACATGCTGTACTCGgatacatgacacacacactgtacacttaAATGCAGTTGATGAaatgacacagacacagacatcacTGCACTTCAGAATCGGCACTGATTGGGTGGGAGACTGTTAAATTTGGATTATTGTTGTCGTAGCTGATTCAAAGATCAAAAGCAactcccttttttaaattttattgaTAATTTATATTtgcaactttcttttctttttttcaagtCTCCAAAAGGCTTAGAGCAGCTTTGTGGTTGTAGTGAAGACAACTGGTGACTGTTGAAGTTCTTTCTGACAAGAAAGCTTATTTTTGTGAATGTGTTGAGGCTGTAGTGTTATTGcaagtatacagtatgttgcgGTGTGCTTTTAGGAATTGTGATAACGTATAGCTGCCACCTCAAGATGCCTCCTCTTATCAATGTTGTAATGACACTGAGGGGGAAACGAGCTGCTTGTTCTGCTCTCTGCGGCAGCGGTTATGAAGTCTTGTTGCCACACTGCCTCGTATTTCTCATCATACACAGTAAATGTTGACTGCATTGATTTGTATCACAACCAATGAAGATGACCAGTTTCGTGTCCTTGCTTGTTGATTtataggttgtttttttttctggtggTTGGTGAAATATTGTTAAGTATGAAAAAATGAAGTTCATAACAGTGAGGACTATTGGCACAGTGCATCATGTCAAAGACTTGAAACCCTCCATCGAGGGGAAATATTCAAACGACTGAAGCAAGCGAGACCCACTGAGGTCGTAGAAAAAGCAAAGATCAGCTTTACCGATTTAAACTGTCCTGTTTCACTGAATTATGCCTTTAAGTGTAAatataaaagttttattttttcatcttttggcagattgtttttaattaaaactccaatttatatgtttatatattaacattatttgttcaacgtgaaaataaaaaaaggatgaacaaatgttgtgtttttctttccttgagATGAACTTTTTACTAAAGTTAATTTGTCTGAcagtttattacattacattacaagtcatttagcagacactcttatccagagcggcTTACAGAGAACTAACTACACGGACAGTCTCGCTGGATCAACTccgggttaagtgccttgctcaggggcgcaatggtggcagcccaggtattgaactcacaaccttccggtgttGTATTTGTAAGCCTAAGCACTAAACCACGACCACTACAGTTTTAGATACTGCAGATTTTGGGATAAATATGTAATAAGAAGTCTTGACCACTTGGGTCAATATGGTCTAGATACAGTAATACTTATGAATACTACATAGCAATGGTGTGAGAAATACTCTGAGCCCTTTAAGTTAAAGTATCAATACCACACTCTAAAACTTAATTCATATAATCATAAAGTAAACGTATAGATGTATTATcatcaaaatgtgtttgaataCTAACATTAAAAGTGTTCATTATGCAGGTTTAATATTCCCTGTCAGAGCAATATTATGATGTGTATAGTGTATATTATTAGATTGTTTCAAGTGCTCAGTGACAAAAGCAGGAACAAGACCAGGGTACAAATCGGTTCTGCGTTTTCTTGGAGTCAGCTGAAGGAGTTTCAGTAAGTAGTAATCTAAAGCTAAGGTTTGCTAGTTAGCTAACTGGTTATCTTCAAAGACACTGTCCATGAAATATGCTGGTTGAGCATTGAACTGGCAACCACGGTGTTTTGACGTGAACACAATGGAAGGTGAGcccacactgaagagggcgcacgtgagcccacactgaagagggcgcacgtgagcccacactgaagagggcgcacgtgagcccacactgaagagggcgcacgtgagcccactaAAACGCTAtagagggtgcagagcaaatacctctctgagccgctataaatgtaatgttcctttttggccaaatatgtacctttcCTGCCTCCTTTGCCATAAACCTCACCGCACATCACTGCTTCCCCTACGCCTAGAGAACTAAACAACAGTGTAACTCCTGAGATGGCCCCATTAGGGTCCGCGGCCcacaggttgagaaccactgcagCAGTCTGAGTTGTCTCTATCCGTGATGCAAAAATGACACCTATCAAACCACGATGTAAACAATTTGACAGATTTACAGCAAGTGAAAAAATGCTTGCATACACTTTTTATGTCCTTGTTTTCCCCAGTGACTCGTTACAGTACCGTGTTTTCCTTTGTACCCCCACGCGCTTGCTTTGTATCGATCCTCTCCAGAGTCGACGTGCAGCTGATGTGGGCTGGTCCCTCCAATCAGCTGTCCCGCTGCCTCTGTCGTACGATGTTCTCGCGTGTTCTGCTCCCGGTGTCTTGTTTTCATCATCTCCCAGCTCAGCCTCAGTCCACAGCAGCTTCATGTCTCCGTCTGTGGgcgaggaagaagaagaagcagactGCGCACTTTCCTCGTAGGCTTTTTTTGCATATCGACGGTTTTGAAAACATCCTCTTGTTAATGCTGCTCGATGTTGCAGCGGGGAGCGGTTTTGCCGGAGGACCGCGGTGCCATGCATCGTGttggttttgtatttttacgCAGCTTTCCAGCCTCTTCGTCCTCTCATCAAACGGCGTCACATGCAGCTGAAAAGCACTTTAAAGCTTCagataaaatgtgtttgggtGAATGCCGCAGCCGACAGGATTTGGAGCAGCACTGGAGGCCAACATGCCCGGATCGGAGGATGTTTTTATAACGCTTGCGAATCACATTTAGTCGATTTAGGGCACTTAGCACACATTTAAAGGTAAGCAGATGCATTTGCATCGACTTAAGATCTAATGCAAAGGATGAATAATTATTGATGTAGCTGCATCCTGACCAGAGCTGCATGTTTTCTCTGATCATCAAAACCTTATTTATAGCTCCCACATGACCTCAATACAGAACTTCCCTCTCTGTGTGGCTGACATAAGCAATGTTCCCAGTATGTGAAAGTGACATTCAGCAGCTTTACAATGTAATATGAAGTTGGAAAAGGTAGTGTTTTGAAGAAGGGCTGAGATGGATGCTGGTGGGGtaaacataacaaatatatCAGTCCCAAAATCCTTTTGATTTTCTCCCTCTGCCCCTCCAGACTCGGCCATGGGGGATAAGAGCAGCCTGTCTGAGCAGATAGGGAGTGTGGAGAGGAGCGTGGTGTTTCTCAGGCAGGAGCACCTCACTTTACTCCACGGCCTCCACCGTGAGATCCTCTCCCTGCAGAAACGATGCTCAGGTGAGGCGCACACTGCTGcggttgctgtgtgtgtgtgtgtgtgtgtgtgtgtgtgtgtgtgtgtgtgtgtgtgcatgtgcatgtgtgtgagggagCCACGAAACTTTTAGTGACCCCAAAATGTTGACACTCCAAAAATATACACCGTTGAGTTATTGGAAGGTACTTAAATATGACTTAATTCTTTATACAATAAGGGTTTATACTATATGTCACTAACAACTCTACCTCATACTACTCGTACGTATGtgggaacctttgcacatttctgctacttCAACAcgtttaattttaatttaattaagatatactgtacatatttttcaaACACTCTGTAGATtatgttttctatatttatattattctgtatttgctcttatttctcctactgtgtttatgtttgcaccattacacaccaaagcaaattccttgtatgtgaaaacctgcttggcaataaaccaaattctgattctgattctgataaatagttttttaatagtttattaaTGCTTTATAGATAGATAACCAAaaaggatatatatatttttggattcATCCCCTCGGGCTCtaaagggctgcaactaactgaTTCAAAAATCCCCccaatttactttatttaaacactTGTATTGTTCAAGCAACAAtccaaatatattacatttactatcatatatgattttttttaaaagcagcaaatactcacatttgagaaacaaGAGCCAGATAATGTTTGGCATCTTTGTTTGAAGTTCTGTGCAGATAATTGCCTAATAATTTCAGCGCTAATGAGCTCACATAAAAGTGAAGGATCCCTTTGGTGTCTTTTGTTGCTGCTATAATCAGCAAGGATGCCTCTCATTGACCCTCAGAAAGAAGATTTACACAGATTTTTAATTACAGGCTTGATAGAAGGCAGTTTTGTGGCCTTTCTTAATGaggtttttgtttcattttataataatcCATCAAGCCTGTACTCAGATATTATTCTATCCAAGTAAAAGCTTCTTACTGATTTCACCTTCATTTGATGGACCACATGATCCATATTTAATTTCATAAGGAACACTGTTGTGTGTTTAGTTACAATCTGCAGGTATAGTCATTTCCATCTCAAATAGAGGAACTAAATCACCCCATGTGCATAAAGACCTTATTGTTCAtttgatgtgtgtgcgtgtatttgtgtgtgtttgtgtgtgtgtgtgtgtgcatgcaccaTCAATCAACGATGACTACATGGTGATGTCGTGCTACAATTCCTGTAGATtacatcatttcctgttttggGCCTAATGGATATGTCATCTATTTAATCATGCAAGCAAGTGCatatgatcacacacacacaatcatgcgcagtcgcacacacacacacacacacacacacacacacacacacacacacacacacacacacacacacacacacacacacgttagtaTTACTATAATTGAGAGGATGTtctaattcatttaattaattcccTGGAGGCTGTCCTTATCCTTTTGTTGTTGGTGTTACGGTCTAAACCAAACACTCACTTCAACTTGACCTTGATTTTAACCTCAAATGCTCAAAACTTtaacctaaaaataaaaaaatgactatTTAACCTTTTAGGGGGCAGCTTTGTGTCTTTAGAGTGGAGGAGAATCCCCTTATGTGACTGAATACACTCAATCCCACATGCATACAAGCAAGCACACATACAAGACGCACAATGCACAGAGAGATGCATAGAAACATATCCATCATGGTTAATCCATACATCCCATATCTTTAGTAATCCATATGAACAGGATTGTGGTTAACAAATGCATGGGGGGGAAAGAGCAGGGggaagtggtgtgtgtgtttgtgtgtgtgtgtgtgtgtgtgtgtgtgtgtgtgtgggtgggtgtgtgtgtgtgtgtgtgtgtgtgtgtttgagctggcTCAGAGCCAATGTGACCAGTTATGAGGAAAACGACCCCCTCCATCACTTTGTAGCTTTGCTGCACGATCACATCTGCTGTGCGTGGaggttattgtgtgtgtgtgtgtgtgtgtgtgtgtgtgtgtgtgtgtgtgtgtgtgtgtgtgtgtgtgtgtagagatggacagagaggaagagactaACACACCAACACAGATTGATGTTGCAGATTGCTTACATTTCAGCTCcaagaaaacaaagacagtGTGTGGCCAGAGTGACTGTAGTTTTCATTTTTGGAACCAGAATCGACACGATAGGGCGaccaaaatgtaacaattaactttcatgaactgaaaacacactgtgaaagggttacagttctaagatgaaaacacagacaacacccaGATCAGACTACgctgtggtagcgacctgtcaatcacaaggtagctaTGCCTtcaaagcataccctgctttatcatctattttactctaaatgggacaatcatttactaaatgaacatcatgctgtatttaagaagacttaaaactagcaattgagaccataaactcagtTTTGTGTTAAACCAGAACATGTCACATCACTTATGTCAAAGACCATATTCTTGAAAAGGCGTTGGTCTTCTTAATGCTCATGTCTTTCACATCTTTCAAGTTGTACACTTTGTTGTTGGGGAGATGTGTTGCTTTCACAGATGTCCCCGGCAGGGCTGTGTCCTACTAACAACAGATGTTGTTGAGGCGCTCTGCCTGGTTGGTAGCGCAGGCCAGCCAGTAAGGTAGTGTGCGCTGGACTCTCTCACTTTTCCTCCCTGGGAATTGATTAATTCTTAGACATTGGAGTCCCAGAGAGGACTACTCCCTGCAGAGGTGTGGCCTGACATGCAGTCCTTCGCTTTATCAGTAGTTTTGAGTCCATGGTACTTTTATATCGCATGTATAACTTGTAATTCTCTCGATTTTTGGATTGTCTTAAAGAAATCGCAGATATAAAATGAGGTAATGAAGAGTCTGGAGGACAGCTGTGAGGCTATAGGTGCTGCTGATATGCTAATGCAGCTAGCAGGTGTAATAGATGCAGCCTGGAAGGATACTGCAAGGTTGATGTGACGATGTTGCCGTGCATATTATCTCTGCATTTGTACTCTcaacctccttttttttttttattattgttctaAACTCTCGTTCTCATCACAATAGTGGCTCTTCTA
This genomic interval from Cottoperca gobio chromosome 13, fCotGob3.1, whole genome shotgun sequence contains the following:
- the tlcd2 gene encoding TLC domain-containing protein 2, encoding MELSSVILTTGGSVGFFRLLNAGVRKLPMPESACRNAWKWRNISTSFVHSFITAIWAVLCFFRQPQMAEDLIETHSVFSHALVSFSIGYFIYDFLDMVEYQKLSQSWELLFHHMVVIACFGFSVLTFRYVGFSVVALMVEINSVFLHLRQMLRMAGNATGTLYRVNSIINLGTYVVFRINTLAWMTRWLVLNRDNVPLLAYTLGSVGMAIMTAMNIVLFYRVLKSDFLKSSTRENKKEKEM